CGCCCTGTCCTGCGACGGCACCCGCGAGGTCGGCCTGTTCTGGAAGGCGGCACTCGACTGGCTGCTCGTCTGGGACGAGGACGACGAGACGGCGATCCAGTCACCGCACGGCGGCACCAAGATCTCGTGGGGCGGTCCCCCGCTCCTGGAGAAGCCGCCGAAGAACCGCTGGCACTTCGACCTGCGTCCCACCGGCGACCAGCAGGCCGAGGTCGGGCGCCTCGAGCGGCTCGGCGCGACCCGCACCGACATCGGCCAGGGCACGGTGGACTGGGTCGTCATGCGCGACCCCGACGACAACGAGTTCTGCGTCCTGTCCTCCCCCGACTCAGCCGGACGCGGGTGAGGTCGTGGCGATGAACCGGGCCAGGACGTCGGCGAAGCGGTCGGGGTCGTCGAGGTGCGGGAAGTGCCCCGCCCCCTCGAACAGCTCGACCTGACAGCCCGGCACCGACTCCTGGGCCTTGATCGCGTGCCAGGCCGGGATCATCCGGTCCCTGGTCCCCCAGACCAGCAGCACCGGGATCGGACCCACGTCGCCGAGGTGGTCGTGCGCGCTGACCGTCTGGCCGCCGGGGTCGATCACCGCTCTGGTGGTCGCCAGGAACGCCTTGCGGCTCTCCCGGTCGCCCAACGAGGTGAAGCCACGCCAGATCGCACCGACGTCGGCACCCGGCTTCCAGCCGATCCTGGCCGCCGTGCGTCCGGCGGTCTCCACCCGGCCGAGCACCCATCCGGAGGCGACGACGCTCAGCACCTGCTCGGCGCCCGGCAGGGTCGCGGCGCGCAGCAACGGGCTCACCTCGCGACCCAGCCCGCCGCTGGCCACCAGGACGAGACGCTCGACCCGCTCGGGGAACAGGTAGTAGAACTGCATCGCGATGCCACCGCCGAGCGAGTGGCCCACCACCGTGACGGTGTCGACGCCGAGCCGGTCGAGCAGGTCACGCAGGGTCGCCGCGTGCGAGCTCAGGGAGTAGTCCCCCATCGGCTTCGCCGACGCGCCGTGCCCGAAGAGGTCCGGGACGATCACCCGCTGGGTGTCGTCCATCCGGTCCACGAGGTGCTTCCAGTTGTGCTGGGAGCCGAGGATCCCGTGGACGAACAGGACCACCGGCCCGTCTCCACGGTCGAGGAACGAGAGCTCGTGACCGTGCAGGACCATCGTCTGCGCTGAGCTGGACACGTGCAGCCTCCTGAGCCTGGTCGGGTGTTACTCCACGGTAGCCCCGGCGGCGGCCTCCTGCGGGCCGACCGGCTTGACCCACCGGCTCCACTCCCCCTGCGGTGCGTACCCCGCAGCGCGCCAGACCGCGGCTCCCGCCTCGTTCCCGTCCAGGACCATCGCGTCGAGACGGGTCGCACCCAGGTCGACCAGTCGATGCTCGGCGTGCCGCATCAGCCGGCGCGCGATGCCGCGGCCACGCGCCTCGGGCCCGACCGCCAGCCGGTAGAGATGGGCCCGCCAGCCGTCCCAGCCCGCGATCACCGTGCCCACGATCCGGTCGTCGAGCTCGGCCACGATGACGGCCGCCGGATCGCGCACGAGCAGCCGCTGCACCGCGGCCTCGGAGTCCTGCGGCCTCGACGCGTTCTCGGCCGAACCTGACCAGAACTCCAGCAGCTCGTCCACGTCGGCGAGGCATGCGTGGCGCAGCGCGAGGTCGCCGTCGACGACCTGCAGCGGATGCTCGGCGAACGTCGGGGCTTCGAAGCCCTCCACGTGGGCCCTCACGGCCTCGTCGGTGAGCCGGTAGTCGTCCGGCCCGGTGTTGCGTCGCTGACGGACGCGCTCCACCGCGGTCGACATGTCGACCGGGAGGTGGACGGTGCCGGCCACGATCCCGAGGTTGGCGACGAGCTCGCGGTAGGCGTCGCGCAGCTCGCGGGTGGAGAACGAGAGGTCGACCACGACGTCACGGCCCGCGGCGACGGCCTCGACGAGGCGGACCCGGAGCTCGTCCTCGATCTCGCCCAGGATCTCGGGCGGCGCTGGAAGCGACCTGACGCCGCGACGCCACGTCTCGACGTCGAATGACAGCCGGATCCAGCCGTCGTCCTCGAGGCGGCGGGCGTACGTGGACTTGCCGGACCCGGCCGCACCGCACAGCAGGATCACGGTCACGAGCGTCGGTCCTGTCTGCCGGATGCATGACGAAGGGAAGGGCGTTCGCCCTTCCCTCTCCAACGTATATCGCGGATGGGGGCTTGCCACAAGCCCCCCGACAGGGTCCAGAATCGTCGGTCATGGCAGCCGTATTCGCACTTCCCGACCATCTCCGGCACAAGGCCGAGCCCTCGATGATCGACCGCGACGCCCGGCACTTCGCCGCGATGGCGGCGCGGCTGGACCACGCCATCGCCCAGACGTCGGACGAACTGACCGAGGTGCTGCGCCGGCCGGGCGGCACCGGCCAGCAGGCCCTCGATCGCGACCAGGACGTGCACCGGCTCGAGGCCCGCCTGCGCCTGCTCCGGCGGTACAGCCTCGACCTGTGCCTGGGCCGGGTCGTGGGCACCGACGGCACCGTCACCTACGTCGGTCGCCTCGGGCTCAGCGACGGCTCCGGCGACCGGCTCCTCGTGGACTGGCGCTCCCCCGCCGCGGCGCCGTTCTTCGCGGCGACCCCGGCGCGGCCGATGGACGTCGAGAGCCGGCGTCGTTACCGCTGGCAGGGTGGGTACGTCGTGGACTACTGGGACGAGGTCCTCTCCCCCGGCGCCGCCACCGCCCACCTGGCGCTCGACGACGACTCGGCGTTCCTCACGGGGCTCGCCGCCAGCCGCTCCCCCGCGATGCGCGACGTCCTGGGCACGATCGCCGCCGACCAGGACGCGATCATCCGGGCCGACTCGGCTGGCGCGCTCGTCGTCGACGGCGGTCCTGGCACCGGCAAGACCGTGGTGGCGCTCCATCGTGCGGCGTACCTGCTGTACGCCGA
This genomic interval from Aeromicrobium choanae contains the following:
- a CDS encoding alpha/beta fold hydrolase; its protein translation is MSSSAQTMVLHGHELSFLDRGDGPVVLFVHGILGSQHNWKHLVDRMDDTQRVIVPDLFGHGASAKPMGDYSLSSHAATLRDLLDRLGVDTVTVVGHSLGGGIAMQFYYLFPERVERLVLVASGGLGREVSPLLRAATLPGAEQVLSVVASGWVLGRVETAGRTAARIGWKPGADVGAIWRGFTSLGDRESRKAFLATTRAVIDPGGQTVSAHDHLGDVGPIPVLLVWGTRDRMIPAWHAIKAQESVPGCQVELFEGAGHFPHLDDPDRFADVLARFIATTSPASG
- a CDS encoding GNAT family N-acetyltransferase, producing MTVILLCGAAGSGKSTYARRLEDDGWIRLSFDVETWRRGVRSLPAPPEILGEIEDELRVRLVEAVAAGRDVVVDLSFSTRELRDAYRELVANLGIVAGTVHLPVDMSTAVERVRQRRNTGPDDYRLTDEAVRAHVEGFEAPTFAEHPLQVVDGDLALRHACLADVDELLEFWSGSAENASRPQDSEAAVQRLLVRDPAAVIVAELDDRIVGTVIAGWDGWRAHLYRLAVGPEARGRGIARRLMRHAEHRLVDLGATRLDAMVLDGNEAGAAVWRAAGYAPQGEWSRWVKPVGPQEAAAGATVE